The following is a genomic window from Adhaeribacter radiodurans.
CCGGGTGCTTTCCGCTAACTCTGATTGGTCGGCTATTCTTCACGTAGCTATTAGCCCGGATTTACAAATTATCATTTCCAATACCACCGAAGTAGGCATTCTATTAGTAGATGATTCAGTTCAGGCGCAGCCACCGGTTTCTTTTCCAGGTAAATTATTGGCGGTTTTAAAGGCGCGCTATGAGGCTTTTGCCGGGGACCCAGGTAAAGGGCTGGTAATTGTACCCACTGAATTAATAACCGATAATGGCACCAAGTTAAAAAATATTGTTACAGAACTGGCCCGACAAAGTAATCTGGATACCGGATTTCTGCAATGGTTAGCTCAAAGTAATACCTTCTGCAATACCCTCGTCGACCGCATTGTGCCCGGTAAACCGGAGGCAAAGGTACTGACGGACTTGGAACAAAAATTAGGGTATCAGGACGATTTGCTAATCTTATCGGAATTGTACCGGTTATGGGCCATAGAGGGAGATGAACACGTAAAAGAGGTGCTTTCTTTCTCCCAGGTTGATGAGGGAGTTGTGATTGCCCCGGATATTACCAAGTACCGGGAACTAAAATTGAGATTGCTGAATGGAACCCATACCTTAAGTTGTGCTTTGGCTTTCCTGGCCGGTCAGATTACGGTAAAAGAGGCCATGGGGCAGAAAGCAGTTTCGGATTTTATTTCCCGGCTCATGAAGGAAGATATTGCTCCGGCTATTCCTGATGAAGTTTCTTCAACCGAATCGGCCGTTTTCTCCCGCCAGGTTCTGGACCGTTTTCGCAATCCGCACCTCGACCACCAGTGGTTAAGCATCTCTTTGAATTATACCGCTAAGTTAAAATTGCGGGTGGTACCGGTAATAGAGAATTATTTTAAAATATTTAACCAGGTGCCTCAAAATATTGCCTTGGGTTTTGCCGCCTATTTGGTTTTTATGATTGCAACTGAGACCGAAGCGGGTAAATATTATGGTTCTTATAACGGAGAAAGATATTTAATTAACGATGACGCGGCTGGGTATTTTTATGATTTGTGGCAGCAAGATACTCCTGAACAAGTAGTAGAAAAAGCCCTGGAAAATTCAGATTTATGGGGCACTAACCTTGCCGCTTTACCAAGTTTTACCGCTGCCATTCAAAGTTACCTGCGTTTAATTATGACGGATGGAATATTGCCCCTGATTAAATCCTTAGAATCCGAAAAAGTATCGGTTTAAAATAATATGAAGCAAAGTGTATTAAAAGTTCATCCTCAGGATAATGTGCTGGTAGCCCTACGAAATTTACAGAAAGGCGAAGCAGTATATTATAACAATGAAGAGTTTTTCATACTGGATAATGTAAAGGCGAAACATAAATTCGCTGCGACCTTTATCCCGAAAAACGGCGACGTAATTATGTATGGGGTGTTAGTTGGAAAAGCGGAAATGGATTTGCCCAAAGGGGCAGTACTTACCACTGGCAATATAAAACATGCTACCAACGACTTTTCTATTGGGGAGCGAAAAACAGCTTGGCATAAACCTGATGTTTCAAAATGGCAGGATAAAACCTTTAATGGTTTCCACCGGGCCGACGGCAGCGTAGGCACCGCGAATTACTGGCTGGTAGTACCCATGGTTTTCTGCGAAAACCGCAACCTGGAAGTACTACAGGAGGCTTTAGTAGCTCCCTTAGGCTACGGCCGCCGAAAAGTATACCAAAACCAAGCGCTAAAACTTATTAATTTATATAAGGCCGGAATAAGTGTAGATGCCCTGCTACAGGCGGATATTTACGTAGAAGATATAGAAGAGAAGAACAAACCCCTGTTCCCGAATGTGGATGGTATTAAATTTATTACCCACGAAGGCGGTTGCGGCGGTACGCGGCAAGATGCTCAGGCTTTGTGCAGTTTGCTGGCGGGGTACATTACGCATCCCAATGTGGCGGGCGCTACCGTGTTAAGTTTAGGTTGTCAGAATGCCCAGGTATCGATGCTGCAAGCCGAAATCCAAAAACGAAGTCCGCTGTTTAGTAAGCCGCTTTATATTCTGGACCAACAACAAACCGGAACGGAAGCTAACCTCTTATCCTTGGCGATTAAACAAACTTTTGCCGGATTGGTGGAAGCCAACCAAAACGAACGGCAACCGGCTCCTTTAAGTAAATTATGCATTGGTTTGGAGTGCGGCGGCTCCGATGGTTTTTCCGGTATTTCGGCCAACCCAGCTATTGGTTATACTTCCGATTTATTAGTGGCTTTGGGCGGTTCGGTTATTCTGGCGGAGTTTCCAGAGCTGTGCGGCGTCGAACAAAATCTAAGTGACCGGTGTGTCAGCACCGACCAGGCCGAACGCTTTTCTTCTTTGATGCGCACTTATAACGACCGGGCTCAAGCAGTAGGTTCGGGGTTTGATATGAATCCGTCGCCGGGCAATATCAAAGATGGTTTAATTACCGATGCCATAAAAAGTGCCGGAGCGGCCAAAAAAGGCGGTACTTCGCCGGTAGTAGCCGTGCTGGATTACCCCGAAAAAGTAACCCAACCGGGCCTTAATTTACTCTGTACTCCTGGCAACGATGTGGAATCTACCACGGCTGAAGTAGCTTCCGGTGCTAACCTAGTTTTATTTACGACGGGTTTAGGTACCCCAACCGGTAATCCTATAGCGCCCGTAGTAAAAATTGCCTCTAATACCACATTGTTCCAGCGTATGAGCGATATTATGGATATAAATACCGGTACCATCATTGAAGGTGAAGAAACCATTGAACAAGCCGGTGCCCGTATTCTGGATTATGTAATTCAGGTAGCCAGCGGCGATGTAGAAGTGAGTGCCGTCCGTCATGGTCAGGATGATTTTATCCCCTGGAAAAGAGGTGTCTCGCTTTAAGTGCTATTAAAAACTAAATAAAAAAGAAGATGAGTGATGTATTAAGTCCTTCGCTACAGAAGAAGACCAGTAGCCACAAAGCTTTTCTGGACGATAATTTTTTGTTGCAATCTAAAACAGCGCAGCAATTATATCATGAGTTTGCCAAAAGCATGCCCATCATTGATTATCACAACCACCTACCGCCCGTGGAAATTGCGCAGGATAAGCAATTCGAAAACATCACACAAGTATGGCTTTACGGCGACCATTACAAGTGGCGGGCCATGCGCACCAACGGGGTGAACGAAGCATACTGCACCGGAGATAAAAGCGATTACGAAAAATTTGAAAAATGGGCGGCTACCGTACCTTATACGCTGCGTAACCCGCTTTACCATTGGTCTCACCTGGAACTACAGCGGTATTTCGATATCCACGAAATTTTATCCGGGGCTAATGCCCGCGAGGTGTTTGAGGCCTGTAACGCCAAACTGCAAACTCCGGAATATTCCGTGCGCAACCTGCTGCGCCGCATGAACGTGGAAACGGTTTGCACCACCGACGATCCGCTCGATTCGTTAGAACATCATCAGAAAATAAAACAGGATGGTTTCGAAATAAAAGTATTACCGGCTTTTCGTCCTGATAAAGCCATGAACGCCGACGAACCGGCCGCCGTGAATGCCTTTATCCAGAAATTGGAAGCCGTAACTAATACCACTATTACGAGCTACAACGATTACTTAACGGCTTTAAAGCAACGCCACGATTATTTTGCGGCTAACGGCTGCTCGGTTTCGGACCATGGACTGGAAGAAATGTACGCCGACGATTATACCGAAGCAGAAATTAAAGAAATCTTCTCTAAAATCCGTATTCAAAAGCCACTTGCGCTAGCAGAAGTAAGGCAGTTTAAGTCGGCGATGCTGTTCGAGTTTGCGCTCTGGGACCACGAAAAAGGCTGGGTACAGCAATACCATTTGGGCGCTTTGCGCAATAATAATCCCCGGATGTTGCGCCAGCTCGGCCCCGATACTGGTTGGGATTCTATAGGTGATTTCCGGCAGGCTCGGGCCTTATCTAAGTTCCTGGCCCGGTTAGATAGCGAAGATCGCTTAGCTAAAACTATTTTGTACAACTTAAACCCCGCCGACAATGAATTAATGGCTACGATGGTCGGAAACTATAACGATGGTTCTGTGCCGGGTAAAATTCAGTTTGGCTCGGGTTGGTGGTTTTTAGACCAGAAAGACGGCATGGTAAAACAAATGAATGCTCTTTCGAATATGGGATTACTCAGCCGTTTTGTAGGCATGCTCACCGACTCCCGCAGCTTTTTATCATTTCCGCGCCACGAGTATTTCCGCCGGATTTTATGTAACCTGTTTGGCGAAGACATTGAAAATGGAGAACTGCCCAACGACCTGGACTGGACAGGTAAGGTTATTCAGGACATTTGCTACCACAATGCTAAAAGTTATTTCAACTTTTAACTGGAATGACCAAAGTTTTTTGCTTATGATCTGCTTCTTAAAAATTTCGGATGGCAAAAGTAGGATGATTAAACAAAGTTATTCCTGCCTAAAATTTCTAGATAAGGTTTTTTTTAGCTAACCAGAAGTTATTATTTATTAAGCTGTTTATGGGGCTGGTGGAGGGAAGTTAAATTAGCCATCTGTGTCTAGTGTAATGCCGATGTTTGTGTTGTGAGAATGGGGTGTAATTTCAATTTAGAGTTTGATAAAAACTCACTCCCAAGGCTCTTAAATTTTTTATAACTTCTTAGTATGGTAAAATTATGCAACCAGTAGAATCAACTCCTTCTACCTCCAGACAGCCCTTAAACTCGGCTCAAAGTAAAATTGGCAGTTATCGTTGGACCATTTGTTCGCTGGTATTTTTTGCCACCACTATCAACTACCTGGACCGGGCTGTTATTTCTTTGCTGAAGCCTTACCTGACCATTGAGTTTAACTGGACTTCCGGCGACTACGCCGATATAGAAATTGCTTTTAAGTTTGCTTATGCTTTGGGTATGTTGGGCGTAGGCCGGTTGATTGACAGACTCGGTACTAAAATAGGTTATGCATTATCTACTTTTCTGTGGAGTGTAGCGGCGGTTGGGCACGCTTTTGTGAACAGTACCTTTGGTTTTGGCGTGGCAAGAGCTTTTTTAGGCATTACTGAGGCTGGTAACTTTCCGGCGGCAATTAAGGCTACAGCCGAGTGGTTTCCGAAAAAAGAACGCGCTTTGGCAACGGGTATATTTAATTCGGGTTCTAACGTGGGCGCCATTGTAGCGCCGCTAACGGTACCGTTAATTGCCGAAACATTAGGTTGGAAGTGGGCTTTTATCATTACTGGTGCAATTGGGTTTATCTGGTTGATTTTCTGGTTCATGTTTTATGAGGTTCCCGCCCGGCACGCCCGCTTAACCAAAGCGGAGTTTGATTACATTCACAGCGACGTAGAGGATTTAGCCGCAAATGCCGTTCAGAATGAGCCGAAAGTTTCTTGGTTTCAGCTACTAAAGTTCCGGCAAACTTGGGCTTTTGTATTGGGTAAATTTTTAACGGATCCGGTTTGGTGGTTTTACTTGTTCTGGTTGCCCGATTTTCTTGATAAACAATATGGCATTAAGGGTTTGGAAATTATGTGGCCGGTAGCCTTGGTGTATACTATTTCCAGTGTGGGTTCTGTTGGCGGAGGCTGGCTTCTGTTAAATTTTATCCGAAATGGCTGGCCGGTTTTTAAGGCCCGCAAAACATCCATGCTGATTTACGCCTTTCTGGTTTTACCAATTGTTTTCGCGCAGCAACTCGGGCAAATTAATATGTGGCTGGCGGTTTCTATAATTGGTATTGCCGCCGCTGCCCACCAAGCCTGGAGTGCGAATATATTTACCACGGCATCCGATATGTTTCCTAAAAAAGCAGTGGCTTCTATTACGGGTATGGGTGGTATGGCCGGTGGTCTGGGCGGAATTCTGTTATCTGCACTGGTTCAGAAACGCATGTTTGTGTATTACGAAAGCATTAATCAACTCGAAACCGCCTATTTTATCATGTTCCTGATTTGTGGCGGAGCGTATCTAGTGGCATGGTTAATTATGCACTTGTTAGCACCCCGATTAAAGCAAATAGAAGTGTAAGGATTTAAATTTAATCATTAAATAACTTCGGTAAGCCTTTTGGGAAAACCAAATACTACAGAGATACTCAGGAAGCACAGAATTAATAAAAAACATCTGAGTATAAGAGAAAGTAAGTAACAAATTGTAATTGATTTTCCTGTAGATTTAATTTTCGTGCTGTTTCGGAGGAATGTAGAAATGCGTTGCTAGAGACGTATTGGGTAAAATACTATTAGATTAGGCTGATAGGCAGCAATTAAGAGAAGCATACACCAGTTTGGCTGTGGAGAGCCTTCTAAGGTTCCGGTGCCGAGTAACGAGGCATTCCGACGAAGGTGGAAAAGAAGCTTAGACCAGCCCGAAAGAGCCAACCGAGGACCGCCGGCCACAAGGCAAACTGGTTACGGTACAAGTAAGATAGCACTGTAGCCTGGAGACTTGAAAAAGCTCAAAAGATAAACAGCCAATAGCACGACTTTAATATTTCATTCTGTTAAAGATCTAAAATAAATAATATATTATGGATGCCTTAGCTTTACCCGTGGGTACTACCCTCGACCGATTTATTATGCGCAAACAGGAAGATTTTCCTTTTGCCTCCGGCGAGTTATCTCAATTATTACGCGATATCGCCTTAGCGGCTAAAATTGTAAACCGGGAGGTAAACCA
Proteins encoded in this region:
- a CDS encoding tagaturonate reductase produces the protein MKKISASGNVVLPASEVWTLPEKVLQFGTGVLLRGLPDYFIDKANQQGVFNGRIVVVKSTDKGSTSEFDDQDGLYTLCVRGIADGQKIEENIICSAISRVLSANSDWSAILHVAISPDLQIIISNTTEVGILLVDDSVQAQPPVSFPGKLLAVLKARYEAFAGDPGKGLVIVPTELITDNGTKLKNIVTELARQSNLDTGFLQWLAQSNTFCNTLVDRIVPGKPEAKVLTDLEQKLGYQDDLLILSELYRLWAIEGDEHVKEVLSFSQVDEGVVIAPDITKYRELKLRLLNGTHTLSCALAFLAGQITVKEAMGQKAVSDFISRLMKEDIAPAIPDEVSSTESAVFSRQVLDRFRNPHLDHQWLSISLNYTAKLKLRVVPVIENYFKIFNQVPQNIALGFAAYLVFMIATETEAGKYYGSYNGERYLINDDAAGYFYDLWQQDTPEQVVEKALENSDLWGTNLAALPSFTAAIQSYLRLIMTDGILPLIKSLESEKVSV
- a CDS encoding UxaA family hydrolase, with the translated sequence MKQSVLKVHPQDNVLVALRNLQKGEAVYYNNEEFFILDNVKAKHKFAATFIPKNGDVIMYGVLVGKAEMDLPKGAVLTTGNIKHATNDFSIGERKTAWHKPDVSKWQDKTFNGFHRADGSVGTANYWLVVPMVFCENRNLEVLQEALVAPLGYGRRKVYQNQALKLINLYKAGISVDALLQADIYVEDIEEKNKPLFPNVDGIKFITHEGGCGGTRQDAQALCSLLAGYITHPNVAGATVLSLGCQNAQVSMLQAEIQKRSPLFSKPLYILDQQQTGTEANLLSLAIKQTFAGLVEANQNERQPAPLSKLCIGLECGGSDGFSGISANPAIGYTSDLLVALGGSVILAEFPELCGVEQNLSDRCVSTDQAERFSSLMRTYNDRAQAVGSGFDMNPSPGNIKDGLITDAIKSAGAAKKGGTSPVVAVLDYPEKVTQPGLNLLCTPGNDVESTTAEVASGANLVLFTTGLGTPTGNPIAPVVKIASNTTLFQRMSDIMDINTGTIIEGEETIEQAGARILDYVIQVASGDVEVSAVRHGQDDFIPWKRGVSL
- the uxaC gene encoding glucuronate isomerase yields the protein MSDVLSPSLQKKTSSHKAFLDDNFLLQSKTAQQLYHEFAKSMPIIDYHNHLPPVEIAQDKQFENITQVWLYGDHYKWRAMRTNGVNEAYCTGDKSDYEKFEKWAATVPYTLRNPLYHWSHLELQRYFDIHEILSGANAREVFEACNAKLQTPEYSVRNLLRRMNVETVCTTDDPLDSLEHHQKIKQDGFEIKVLPAFRPDKAMNADEPAAVNAFIQKLEAVTNTTITSYNDYLTALKQRHDYFAANGCSVSDHGLEEMYADDYTEAEIKEIFSKIRIQKPLALAEVRQFKSAMLFEFALWDHEKGWVQQYHLGALRNNNPRMLRQLGPDTGWDSIGDFRQARALSKFLARLDSEDRLAKTILYNLNPADNELMATMVGNYNDGSVPGKIQFGSGWWFLDQKDGMVKQMNALSNMGLLSRFVGMLTDSRSFLSFPRHEYFRRILCNLFGEDIENGELPNDLDWTGKVIQDICYHNAKSYFNF
- a CDS encoding MFS transporter, with the translated sequence MQPVESTPSTSRQPLNSAQSKIGSYRWTICSLVFFATTINYLDRAVISLLKPYLTIEFNWTSGDYADIEIAFKFAYALGMLGVGRLIDRLGTKIGYALSTFLWSVAAVGHAFVNSTFGFGVARAFLGITEAGNFPAAIKATAEWFPKKERALATGIFNSGSNVGAIVAPLTVPLIAETLGWKWAFIITGAIGFIWLIFWFMFYEVPARHARLTKAEFDYIHSDVEDLAANAVQNEPKVSWFQLLKFRQTWAFVLGKFLTDPVWWFYLFWLPDFLDKQYGIKGLEIMWPVALVYTISSVGSVGGGWLLLNFIRNGWPVFKARKTSMLIYAFLVLPIVFAQQLGQINMWLAVSIIGIAAAAHQAWSANIFTTASDMFPKKAVASITGMGGMAGGLGGILLSALVQKRMFVYYESINQLETAYFIMFLICGGAYLVAWLIMHLLAPRLKQIEV